CTGCATCGGCTGGCCCTTACCGCAATTGGGGATCGGGTAGAGGCGGAAGTCCTTCCCCACTGCATCCACCTTCATCAGATAGTCCTTGGTATCGGCCATGATCCCGCCGTTACAGAACAGCTCTCCAATCTGTCCCTGCTTGATCTCGTAGACCTTCATCGCGGAGATTCGGAAGTTCTCACGCGATTCAGAGATCGAGGGAGTCCGGTGCCCCACGAGGTAGTAGCCGTGGGGGATCTCCCGGATAATCTCCTGGGGATCCCGTTCGCCTGGACCGAACACCGTATTCGACATTCGGATCAATGGGACCAGCGAGGCATCGGTTGCCTTATACGACCCATTCGGAGGAATGCCCAGAATGGCAGCAGTCTGCCGACTATTCATAAAGCCGGTGAAGATGCCGCGGTCGATGTGCGTCACACGCGTGGCCGGTGTCCCCTCGTGGTCGTACTTATAGTAGCCATACCCGGGAAGGGAGGGATCGGAGAAGGCTGAGACGAGAGGCGAGGCGATCGATTGGCCCAGTTGATGCTCATGGAGGTTCTGAAACAGCCAGCTCCGGCCTGCGTAGGAGGTCTCCAATTTCAACGCGCGGTCCAGCTCAGTCGGATGGCCGACAATCTCGTGCGCCGTCAGGGTGTTGTAGTGAGGGTCGGTAACCACCACGACCTCGTGATCGGTGGCTTTAAGCGGCCTGGCATTGCACAGGCTGGCCGCGTCTTTCGTGAGATTGGCACAGAAGGTTCGGAAATCCGGGAATCGAATGGACTCCTCGTGCGCTCCCTGGGTTAAGACCTCCCAGCCGCGCTGGTGGCCCATGTAATCGTACAGCTCCTGCGTGTCGGACTTACCGTGGGCTACGATAAAGCAGGTCCCCTGGGTCATGGCAAAGGTCTGATCGATGTTAGCCCCCTCGGAACTGCAGAACAACTCCCGGGTCAACAGGGTAAAGGCCGAGATAAACGTGTACTTGACATGAGGATCGAGTACGAGGGTGCTCTTGGAGATCTCAGTCGTCAGTGCAACGAGCTCGTCCAGCGGGACGGAGCGCGGGTCGATCTCGAACTGAGCGGGGACGGTATCCTGATGGATGTCGATGGGGGCGAGGGTTGTGCTGCCCAGAGCGTCGGCTATGGGGCCGAACTCCACCCGGGCTGCCGCCTTTCGCTCGGCGTTGGCCAGGGCGCGATGATGCGCGTGGCGGAGTCCTTCCTTGACGACCCGGTCCAGGCTGCCCAGGTCGGCCGCGCCAAGCGATTGCCCGAAATAGCCCGGCGCGATCATCCCGTTACCGGATAAGGCGCGAATGCCGACCGCAAAGCCATAGTCCCTGGTGCTGTGCTTACTCCCGCCGTTCTCCGCCGCAGCCGCTTGTCCTTCATCAACCTGCACGCGAATATCCGCGTAGCGGCAACCGCGAAGCGTCTTGCGGTAGCAGGTGGCGAGATCGAAGATCATCGGCCTGATCTGATCGATGATCTGCACTGTCATCGGCTGTGCCGGCATCGCCGTGTCTCCCCCTTATTTCCCCTTATCGGTTGAGATCTTTTCAAGAACACAAGCTAGAATGTGAATTATACCCTATCAGGATGAGCGCTGGAAAGTACTTTTGCGCGGGACTGCGCTGCGGTAAGGGGTCTCAGCCAAGCGGGAAGCTTTGCAGGATGGAGTAGCGGGCGCCTGAAGCGCTCAGGTCGCTTTTCATCAGCTCGATCCGGTCGAGCACCATCTCGCCCAGCGCCTCGGCGGTCGCCCCAGTGAGCGCTCGGGCCAACTGCTCTCGGTGCGCGGGACCCCGCACCCGACCGAGCGTCAGATGCGCAGTGAACGGACGCGCCTCCCGCGCAAATCCGAGCGACTCAAGCCCCGCCTCGATTCTTGCCTGAAGCGCTGCCAGCGTCTCCGCACCGTGGGACAGCCCCATCCAGACGACCCGGGCCTCGCGGGGCCGGGGAAAGGCGCCAAGACACTGAAAGACCAGGTGAACCGGACCACAGCCGGCGGCCGCTTGAGCAACTGCCTTCCCAATGGCGTCGAGGCGATCCTCCTCAACCTGCCCCAGGAATTTGAGCGTGAGGTGGAGGTTTTCCGGCCGCACCCATCCGACGTCGGCTCCGGTAGCCTTGAGCCTGTCCTGCACCATGGCTAGAGCTGCTTTGAGGCCAGGATCCAGATTGACGGCGATAAAAGCGCGAATCGTTGAGACAGGCTGAAAGTCAGTTCTGTCCGGCATGGCGGTACGACAGCAGGTGTCGGCGAAGGATGTCGAGCGCCTTCTGGGAGGCGAGCAGCTTATTGGTCTTCCGGTTGCCCAAAAATCGGTACTCACGGCAGGTGACGCCGTCGTGTGAGGCCATAGCGATATAAGTCAGACCCACCGGTTTTGTGGCGGTGCCGCCACCCGGCCCGGCAATACCGGTAATGCCTAGCGCCAGATCCGTTCCAGCGACCTGCCGCATCCCGACAGCCATCGCCAGGGCAACGGGGCGGCTGACGGCGCCATGCGCTGCGATCAACTCACGCGGTACCCCGAGCAGACGCTCTTTGGCCTCGTTGCTGTAGACCACCTCGCCACGAACAAAATAGGTAGAGCTGCCCGGAAGATTGGTCAGCCGGTGACATACCAACCCGCCGGTGCATGACTCGGCAACGGCCACGGTCACCTTTGCATCGAGTAAGAGCTGTCCTACGACCTCCTCGAGTCGCTCCTCGTCCTGCCCGAAGAGGAACTCCCCCAGCCGCGTGCGAATCGTGGTCTCAAGATCGTCGAGCAATCGGTCGCCCTCCGTCTCCGACTCGCTCTTCACGGTTAGCCGGATATGGATCTCTCCCGGGTAGGCGAGCAGCGCGATCGTTGGGTTTCGTGAGGCGCGGGTCAGGTCAGCGATGGCCTCATCGATCTCCGATTCCGTGATGCCGCATGCTTTCAGGGTACGCGAGCGGATCCTCGACTTCACACCGAACGCCTTGCGAAGACGTGGGATCACCTGCTCGTTGAGCATCGCCCGCATCTCCGAGGGAACGCCAGGCATCGCCACCACGACCTGCCCGTCCTCCACGTGAATGAGCAGGCCCGGAGCAGTCCCATGGGGGTTCGACAACACCGTCGCGCCTTCCGGGATCATGGCCTGACGCTCGTTGTTCTTAGACATGACGAGGGCCCGCTCGGCAAACCGGCGGCGGATCGACTCCAGAATTGTCTGATCGAGGATCAACGGCCGACGCAGTTCAGTGGTAATGGCGCGACAGGTCAGATCGTCCTCCGTCGGACCAAGACCGCCCGTCGTGATCACAATCTCGGATCGCGCGAGCGCGGTACGCAGCGCTTCCCTGATTCGAGCCTCGTGATCGCCGACCGTACTCTTCCAACATACCTCAATCCCCGCTGCCGCAAGCGCTTCGCCGATGGAAGCTGAATTGGTATCGATGGTCTGGCCCAGAAGTAACTCTGTTCCAATCGTGAGAATCTCAGCCCGCACCTCATGCTCCACTGCATGACCCGCTCCAGCGGGCTGTTCGGCAGCCGCCGTCTGGCCTCGGGATCCTGGAGACCTCAGCGTCTTTGTCCTGGATCTGTCGAAGGGCACGGCGGATCACACGACTTAGACACCGAAGTCCGGTTACCACCGGCAGCCTTCGCGCGATACAGCGCCTCGTCCGCCACCCGGACCAGGTCTTCAACCTTGCTCATGTCCGGTCTGAGGCACGCCACGCCGAGGCTCACGGTAAGCCTGTTGCGCTCAGGCGTCCCCTGTCCACCCGGAAGGTCGCGCTCCACGACAGAGCGGATCCGTTCCGCCTGCACCCAGGCCTGCCGCGGATCGGTTTCCGGAAGGATAATGCCGAACTCGTCTCCTCCGTATCGCGCAACAGTATCAACGCCCCTCGTGCTGTTTTTTAACCGGGCAGCAATCAGGCGAAGCGCCTCATCGCCGGCCAGGTGACCGTTGAGGTCGTTATACTGCTTGAAGAGATCGATATCCAGCATGATCAGTGAGAGCGGGTGATCGTACCGCTGAGTTCGCCTGAACTCCTGATCGAGTTGGCGATAGAACTGGCGATGGTTAAAGAGATCGGTTAACTCATCGGTTATTGCCAACCTGTTGGTCTCTTGAAACAGACGACCGGTTTCGATGGCGATAGCCAACTGCTCACTCAGAGGCAGCAGAAGCTCGATCTCCTGCTCTCCATACCGATGAGGTGTCATGCTATCCATACAGAGACCGCCGATCACCTCTCCTTTCACGATAAGGGGAAGGCGAATGCAGGACCGAATTCCCCCCTTAAGCAGCGCCTTATCCTCCATGAATTGCTTCGATTCGGCCAGATCCTGCTCGATATGAGGGCGTCGCTGAGACATGACCCACCCGATACCGGTCCCTTCCCCCCTACCAGAGAGGCCTTCAGGCCACCCGGCGACAGGCTGGTCTGGCGCCAGTCGAAGCACCCTCAACTCCAGACCCGTATCATTCTGTAGTGCGAGGGTCATCCGATCGTAATGAATCAGGCGTCCCACCTCTGCGGCAAATGTTTGATAGACCTCACTGAGATCGAATGAGGCACCAATCACCCGGGTCAATCGATTGACCGCCGCCAGGCGATCAGCCCGCTGCTGCAGCGCAACGTAGGACCCGATATCCAAGACCACCAGCTCGGCGCGATCGGCGGTAAGAAGATCCAGCGACTTCTGGTTAGATGGGACCTGCAGAACCGAAAATCCTCGCCGCGTGAGCAGTTCACGGAGTCGGAGTTCTGAATCGACACCGTCTCCGATAATGAGGATCATCTTGCTCTCAGCTTCACGACGTTCAGGCATGCTGTCACTCAAGGCAGATAACACCTTTCCACGTCACGAATATCACACGATTTCGTATGCCGCACAAGGAGAAACCGGGTGTCAGACGTTCACGTTACCGATAGTTGCCGAACTGCAGGTCGATGCCGAAATCGCCGGCTCGAAGCGCCTGGATAACCGCCTGCAGATCGTCTTTACTCTTTGCCGAAACCCGTATCTGGTCGCTCTGAATCTGTGCGACTACCTTCAGACCAAGTGCCCTGATCGCCTTAGTAATCTCCTTCGCCTTATCGGCGGAGATACCCTGCTGGAGGGTTGCCCGCTGTCGAATGGTCCCTTTCGCCGCCGACTCCGGGGCTTCGTAGACAAGGGCCTTGAGAGACACCTTTCGCCGTACCAGCTTCGATTCCAGCAGCTCTGCCACAGCCTTGAGCTTGTAGGCATCGTCGGCGTAGAGCAGGAGACCTTGATCGTCCCGCGCGACGCGACAGGCGCTCCCTTTGAAATCGAACCGCTGCTGGATCTCTTTCATCACCTGCTGGACGGCGTTATCGACCTCCTGCAGATCAACCGTTGAGCTGATATCAAAGGACACTTCATTGGCCATGCGCGATCTCCTTTTGGTTTACGGAACAGACGGCTTTAGGGGGGCCACGACATCCGTCCCTGGCGGTGGCGAGAACTGAAACAGCTCGTCCTTCAGATCGCTGTTGACCTTCTGTCTGGATAGCTCGACCGTCGTCGTGTTGCCGTACAGATCAAACACCGTCAGTCGCTGAATGAGGAAGCTTTCCCGATCTACCCCCAGGATCACCCGCTTGAAGGACAGGCCCTTCCCCTTGGGCGTCAACTCCAGGAGGGACTCCGAACTGTCCCTGGTCCCCGCGTGAACGACAGGCCGGACCTGGAAGTCTCGCCGGAGGCTGCTCATCCCGAACAGAATTCCGATGGGGCTCGTCGTGAGCACGCCGCTCACATCCTGTGCCATGGCTTGTCGCTCGGATGGACTATAGCTCCAGAGGGTCTTGCCGTCGATCAGAAACAGTCTCGATTCCGGCTTCTCATACTCCCAGCGCATCCTCCCCGGCCACTTGAGGAAGAGCCGACCTGACGCCTCCTGGGTCATCCCGCTCAGCCTGTTCGTGGCGCGCTGAAGGAAGCTCCCCTGAAGATCCGAAAATCCCTGGTAGGTTACCTGAACCTTGTCTGCCACCTCATCTGCTGTGAGCGCGGTCGCAGGAGCCG
The sequence above is a segment of the Candidatus Methylomirabilota bacterium genome. Coding sequences within it:
- a CDS encoding TldD/PmbA family protein, with the protein product MPAQPMTVQIIDQIRPMIFDLATCYRKTLRGCRYADIRVQVDEGQAAAAENGGSKHSTRDYGFAVGIRALSGNGMIAPGYFGQSLGAADLGSLDRVVKEGLRHAHHRALANAERKAAARVEFGPIADALGSTTLAPIDIHQDTVPAQFEIDPRSVPLDELVALTTEISKSTLVLDPHVKYTFISAFTLLTRELFCSSEGANIDQTFAMTQGTCFIVAHGKSDTQELYDYMGHQRGWEVLTQGAHEESIRFPDFRTFCANLTKDAASLCNARPLKATDHEVVVVTDPHYNTLTAHEIVGHPTELDRALKLETSYAGRSWLFQNLHEHQLGQSIASPLVSAFSDPSLPGYGYYKYDHEGTPATRVTHIDRGIFTGFMNSRQTAAILGIPPNGSYKATDASLVPLIRMSNTVFGPGERDPQEIIREIPHGYYLVGHRTPSISESRENFRISAMKVYEIKQGQIGELFCNGGIMADTKDYLMKVDAVGKDFRLYPIPNCGKGQPMQ
- the thpR gene encoding RNA 2',3'-cyclic phosphodiesterase; translated protein: MPDRTDFQPVSTIRAFIAVNLDPGLKAALAMVQDRLKATGADVGWVRPENLHLTLKFLGQVEEDRLDAIGKAVAQAAAGCGPVHLVFQCLGAFPRPREARVVWMGLSHGAETLAALQARIEAGLESLGFAREARPFTAHLTLGRVRGPAHREQLARALTGATAEALGEMVLDRIELMKSDLSASGARYSILQSFPLG
- a CDS encoding competence/damage-inducible protein A, translating into MRAEILTIGTELLLGQTIDTNSASIGEALAAAGIEVCWKSTVGDHEARIREALRTALARSEIVITTGGLGPTEDDLTCRAITTELRRPLILDQTILESIRRRFAERALVMSKNNERQAMIPEGATVLSNPHGTAPGLLIHVEDGQVVVAMPGVPSEMRAMLNEQVIPRLRKAFGVKSRIRSRTLKACGITESEIDEAIADLTRASRNPTIALLAYPGEIHIRLTVKSESETEGDRLLDDLETTIRTRLGEFLFGQDEERLEEVVGQLLLDAKVTVAVAESCTGGLVCHRLTNLPGSSTYFVRGEVVYSNEAKERLLGVPRELIAAHGAVSRPVALAMAVGMRQVAGTDLALGITGIAGPGGGTATKPVGLTYIAMASHDGVTCREYRFLGNRKTNKLLASQKALDILRRHLLSYRHAGQN
- a CDS encoding sensor domain-containing diguanylate cyclase, giving the protein MPERREAESKMILIIGDGVDSELRLRELLTRRGFSVLQVPSNQKSLDLLTADRAELVVLDIGSYVALQQRADRLAAVNRLTRVIGASFDLSEVYQTFAAEVGRLIHYDRMTLALQNDTGLELRVLRLAPDQPVAGWPEGLSGRGEGTGIGWVMSQRRPHIEQDLAESKQFMEDKALLKGGIRSCIRLPLIVKGEVIGGLCMDSMTPHRYGEQEIELLLPLSEQLAIAIETGRLFQETNRLAITDELTDLFNHRQFYRQLDQEFRRTQRYDHPLSLIMLDIDLFKQYNDLNGHLAGDEALRLIAARLKNSTRGVDTVARYGGDEFGIILPETDPRQAWVQAERIRSVVERDLPGGQGTPERNRLTVSLGVACLRPDMSKVEDLVRVADEALYRAKAAGGNRTSVSKSCDPPCPSTDPGQRR
- a CDS encoding YajQ family cyclic di-GMP-binding protein; the protein is MANEVSFDISSTVDLQEVDNAVQQVMKEIQQRFDFKGSACRVARDDQGLLLYADDAYKLKAVAELLESKLVRRKVSLKALVYEAPESAAKGTIRQRATLQQGISADKAKEITKAIRALGLKVVAQIQSDQIRVSAKSKDDLQAVIQALRAGDFGIDLQFGNYR
- the lolA gene encoding outer membrane lipoprotein chaperone LolA → MADKVQVTYQGFSDLQGSFLQRATNRLSGMTQEASGRLFLKWPGRMRWEYEKPESRLFLIDGKTLWSYSPSERQAMAQDVSGVLTTSPIGILFGMSSLRRDFQVRPVVHAGTRDSSESLLELTPKGKGLSFKRVILGVDRESFLIQRLTVFDLYGNTTTVELSRQKVNSDLKDELFQFSPPPGTDVVAPLKPSVP